The Naumovozyma castellii chromosome 2, complete genome sequence CCACGTACCAATCTCCCCGGAACACAGCACTGGGGCGACCATTGATGGGGAATCTGTACAATGAGGTGGATTCAATGGGGATCTTCGAGAGGATGACAAGGCCAGGACCTGTGAGGATCCCTGAGTAAAAGATTCGATGGTAGGGGAACAGGTGACCGCAACGGGCTACGATGTAATCCCAATCTTCTTTAACCCAAACTTCTTGCAATGCAATGATATCGTACTCTTCTTGAACGAGGGTGTTCCCTGGTAGGGGAGTGGCTCGAGAAGCTTGTGCAATTTGATCTGCAATGGCTCTTAGACGTTGTTTACGATGTTTGGAGACGTATTTGAGCCCCCATGTGTTAAAAGTGAGGAATTTGACAGTGGGACCATTTGCTTCGTAGTCCCTGGTATTCGAGtataaattgaaattactTGATTCCTCGATTTGTGGGTCCATACTGAATTATATAAAGTTAACCTGAGTTGTTATCAGAGGAAGAAGGTATGCTCATCGTATGATCATTATacttatatttttttcaccTAACGATTGAAAATTCCGTAGGCATATTTGGCGTTCATGTAAACATTGGAAAAGAACATTCCATAATAAAACATCTTTCGGTTAGTCCTTGTAAAGTAGTAAGTTCAACAGTTATCAAACTAGTGCAACAGCATAACAAACAAATGGAGGACCAATTAGATCAGTTTGACAATTTGAAGGAGAAGATGGAGGAATTCTCCAAGCAGATTCATGTACTTATGAATAACAAGATGAATTCTGTTTTCCGTACAGTACAAACgtttaaagatgaaatgaaGGAATTGAATCTGGAGCATCAGATTCTTATTGGTAGATTGGATAAATTACAGAAGGAGCAAGAAGGGTTGGAGATTGAAATTCAAACATTCAAGAACGATACGGACGAGGCACGTACCAAGTTTGAAAGTTATCAGATTAGAAAGAGACAATTGGAAATGCAACATACTGCTCTGCTTACGGAATCCAGCGAGTTGGATGGGATGTTGCAAGAGAAGGAGAAAAAAATCAGTCAATATAAGGAAAAATTGCAAAGTCAACGTCAAAGAGACCAACCAGAGGTGAAATTATACGAGAAATTACTTGGAATGCAGATTGATGCGTCACAAGTAGGGACTCTGTTCTTCAAGTTCGAGCATTTTGACGATAAGGACATGGCTCGGTCATGTAATTTCACGCTTGACGTCTCAGGAGAACGGTTCCAAGTGTTGGACAGCTCCCCCGTCTTGGACAAGAGCTCAGAGACGACACCATTGGAAGATATATTGAACCAGGGAGGAAACTTGCCCTTGTTCTTGGTGTCTATGAGAGATAAGTTGATCTCCCGTGCTCGATGATGTGGAATCCGTTATGAAAAACCAGCAATTTTCATGGAATTCAACTAACATTCACTGATAACAAACAAGGCTTCGAGATCCGGACAAGTAAGGAAgtggaagaaaagaatatgGTCTCTCGTTTAAGCACCTGGCAATTACTGACTCTTTTTCTCGTGGTATGTCGAGACGTTCTTGCTTCTCCAGGAGATAATTTAGATGAATTCATAGATTGTTGTTTTGCCTGTGAATACAAGCGTTCGTGTCCTCATTCACAGATACATTACATTGATCCCGAGAAAAATGTGTTTGCCAACGCTGCGTTTGATCAAACCCCGGTTGTATTGGAGACGTTTCTTTTATGGGATTGTATATCTGATTGTGATTATCAATGTCAGCATATTATCACCAAAATGAGAATTGCTCATGATGAGGAAATATACCAGTTCCATGGGAAATGGCCGTTCGTGAGATATTTCACCACGCAGGAGTTCTTTTCTACCATCTTCAGCATAGGGAACTTCATACCTCATTATTACGGTTACcagaaattgatgaaaaaaataaatagtGACAGATTTAGGGGCGACAACGGAAGAAAAGTCAGTATCTTACGAAATTATGTTTACGTTTCCATTGCCGGTATGCTTGCCTGGACAGCAAGTACCATTTTCCATTGGAGAGATTTGTTAATTACAGAGAAATTGGATTATTTCTTTGCTGGATTCACAGTTTTGACTGCATTCCATGCCATCTTCGCAAGAATGACTAGTCTTGCCTTGTATCCTCAATTACACCGTATATTTTCCGGGTCTGTCGTATTCATTTTCCTATTACATATTCTACGACTCTACATAGACTGGTCCTACACTTACAACATGAGattcaacattttctttggaCTCTTGCAATATGGGTTACTATTGATGTTAGCGTATcaaaattacaaatatCTACAACAGAAAAAGATTGTCTCCAGGTCGTTCTACGATCTGCCTTACTCCCGCCAAGTGTTCCAATTATGCCTAATTCCCATCATCATGGTGGTATCCACCGCCCTAGCGATGTCGTTAGAAGtatttgatttcttcagTTACACATGGCAAATTGATGCTCATGCGATATGGCACTTCTGTACCATCTGGCCCTCGTGGTTCCTGTACGACTTCTTCATCACAGATTTCGAGCTGATCGCCACGGACCTGACCAAGTAACTTCACGTTAGTAGACAATAGTAATTACGTATATAATGAATGGATGAGTTCCATGCTAAGAAAACGCGGAGAGCCCTGAATTTCCTTCAGTGAAACAAGAAATCTCCGCgtggaaaaaaaaaagatataaaagtaaaaataaatac is a genomic window containing:
- the PER1 gene encoding Per1p (ancestral locus Anc_1.72), whose translation is MVSRLSTWQLLTLFLVVCRDVLASPGDNLDEFIDCCFACEYKRSCPHSQIHYIDPEKNVFANAAFDQTPVVLETFLLWDCISDCDYQCQHIITKMRIAHDEEIYQFHGKWPFVRYFTTQEFFSTIFSIGNFIPHYYGYQKLMKKINSDRFRGDNGRKVSILRNYVYVSIAGMLAWTASTIFHWRDLLITEKLDYFFAGFTVLTAFHAIFARMTSLALYPQLHRIFSGSVVFIFLLHILRLYIDWSYTYNMRFNIFFGLLQYGLLLMLAYQNYKYLQQKKIVSRSFYDLPYSRQVFQLCLIPIIMVVSTALAMSLEVFDFFSYTWQIDAHAIWHFCTIWPSWFLYDFFITDFELIATDLTK
- the SPC25 gene encoding kinetochore-associated Ndc80 complex subunit SPC25 (ancestral locus Anc_1.71), yielding MEDQLDQFDNLKEKMEEFSKQIHVLMNNKMNSVFRTVQTFKDEMKELNLEHQILIGRLDKLQKEQEGLEIEIQTFKNDTDEARTKFESYQIRKRQLEMQHTALLTESSELDGMLQEKEKKISQYKEKLQSQRQRDQPEVKLYEKLLGMQIDASQVGTLFFKFEHFDDKDMARSCNFTLDVSGERFQVLDSSPVLDKSSETTPLEDILNQGGNLPLFLVSMRDKLISRAR